The following are encoded in a window of Geobacter metallireducens GS-15 genomic DNA:
- a CDS encoding twin-arginine translocase TatA/TatE family subunit translates to MFGFGMPEMIIVLVIALVVFGPAKLPQLGQSLGAGIRNFKKATLEEPEQIATKDKEEGAA, encoded by the coding sequence ATGTTCGGATTCGGAATGCCAGAAATGATAATCGTCCTCGTCATTGCCCTTGTTGTCTTTGGCCCTGCCAAGCTCCCCCAGTTGGGACAGTCCCTGGGAGCCGGCATCAGGAACTTCAAAAAGGCAACGCTGGAAGAGCCGGAGCAGATCGCGACCAAGGATAAGGAGGAGGGTGCCGCCTGA
- the fdhD gene encoding formate dehydrogenase accessory sulfurtransferase FdhD, which yields MKTIHIYTNGRFEEKQSGIVREFPLVLHVNGREIATLISSPHDLRFLVAGFLRNQGFVERAEDFHMLAVCDDFGIANARIRGELPERLKPVLTSGCGTGVTFTLETPKIPPPLALPAITTDAVFRLMEELARRADNYRSHGGIHSAAVGDGEGNLLLFAEDIGRHNTLDRIAGEALFKGIDLAGTILVTSGRVSTEMAAKCARLGIALIASRTSATDMAVKMCDEAGIPLIGYVRGGKFTVYAHHERLAMAPPVGAIHELPLPASAQGRRIPGITGVILAGGQSRRMGSNKALLPYKGGRFIEAIHRQLAEIFDEVLLVTNNPEQYDFLPCRKVADIHPGMGALAGIHAGLHHAANPAAFMVACDMPYLNSDLIRHLATLADPGGVLIPESPAGLEPLHAVYGKGCLAAIETTLLSGERRIVSFFGRTNVNRVNAEQVALFDPDYATFSNINTPVDYYRLRDGERDELDAALGADRIAG from the coding sequence ATGAAAACCATCCACATCTACACCAACGGCCGTTTCGAAGAAAAACAGTCGGGCATCGTCCGGGAATTCCCCCTGGTGCTCCACGTGAACGGCCGGGAGATCGCGACGCTGATCTCTTCTCCCCACGATCTCCGGTTTCTCGTTGCAGGGTTCCTTCGCAACCAGGGGTTCGTGGAGCGGGCCGAGGATTTCCACATGCTGGCCGTCTGCGACGACTTCGGCATCGCCAACGCGCGGATCAGGGGCGAGCTGCCGGAGCGGCTGAAGCCGGTCCTCACCAGCGGCTGCGGCACGGGGGTCACCTTTACCCTGGAGACCCCGAAAATCCCTCCTCCCCTGGCCCTGCCTGCTATCACCACCGACGCCGTGTTTCGCCTCATGGAGGAGCTGGCGCGGCGGGCCGACAACTACCGGAGCCACGGCGGCATCCACTCCGCGGCCGTGGGGGACGGGGAGGGGAACCTCCTCCTCTTCGCCGAGGACATCGGCCGCCACAACACCCTTGACCGGATCGCCGGCGAGGCCCTCTTCAAGGGGATCGACCTGGCCGGGACAATCCTTGTCACCTCGGGGCGGGTCTCCACCGAAATGGCTGCCAAGTGCGCCAGGCTCGGAATAGCGCTCATCGCCTCCCGCACCTCCGCCACCGACATGGCGGTGAAGATGTGCGACGAGGCGGGGATTCCCCTCATCGGTTATGTCCGGGGAGGGAAGTTCACGGTGTATGCCCACCACGAGCGGCTGGCGATGGCGCCACCCGTGGGGGCGATTCATGAACTGCCCCTACCTGCGTCCGCACAGGGGAGGCGCATTCCCGGCATCACCGGCGTCATCCTCGCCGGCGGGCAGTCGCGCCGCATGGGGAGCAACAAGGCGCTCCTTCCCTACAAGGGGGGGCGCTTCATCGAGGCCATCCATCGGCAGCTGGCCGAGATCTTCGACGAGGTGCTCCTCGTCACCAACAACCCGGAGCAGTATGATTTTCTCCCCTGCCGGAAAGTGGCCGACATCCACCCGGGGATGGGGGCACTGGCCGGCATCCATGCGGGGCTGCACCACGCCGCCAACCCTGCCGCCTTCATGGTCGCCTGCGACATGCCGTACCTGAACAGCGACCTGATCCGGCATCTGGCCACCCTGGCCGACCCGGGCGGGGTCCTCATTCCCGAAAGCCCGGCGGGGCTGGAACCGCTCCATGCGGTCTACGGCAAAGGGTGCCTTGCCGCCATCGAGACAACGCTCCTGTCGGGCGAACGGCGGATTGTTTCGTTCTTCGGCCGGACCAACGTCAACCGGGTCAACGCCGAGCAGGTGGCCCTCTTCGATCCGGACTACGCCACCTTCAGCAACATCAATACCCCCGTGGACTATTACCGGCTTCGGGATGGCGAGCGGGACGAACTCGACGCCGCTCTCGGCGCCGACCGCATCGCGGGGTGA